In Helianthus annuus cultivar XRQ/B chromosome 9, HanXRQr2.0-SUNRISE, whole genome shotgun sequence, the following are encoded in one genomic region:
- the LOC110875134 gene encoding histidine-containing phosphotransfer protein 4, which yields MERTQMHRQVANTRKSLFDQGYLDEQFIQLEELQDNSNPNFVEEVVTLFYRDSARFLSNLDQALEKRPLDFSKLDSLMHQFKSSSTSIGAKKVKIECTHFRNYCNARNAEGCKRTYQNVKREYTTLRKKLEAYFQMSRQVGPIETACRPR from the exons ATGGAAAGAACTCAAATGCATAGGCAAGTTGCTAACACTCGCAAATCCCTTTTCGATCAG ggaTATCTCGATGAACAATTCATACAATTGGAGGAGTTGCAAGACAATTCTAATCCTAACTTTGTAGAGGAAGTTGTCACGTTGTTCTATCGTGATTCTGCTCGTTTTCTCTCTAATCTCGATCAAGCCTT GGAAAAAAGGCCTTTGGATTTCAGTAAACTAGACAGCTTGATGCATCAGTTTAAGAGTAGCAGCACTAGCATTGGAGCCAAGAAGGTTAAAATTGAGTGCACCCACTTCAGAAATTATTGCAATGCTAGAAATGCTGAAGG ATGCAAAAGGACCTACCAAAATGTCAAGAGAGAGTATACAACTCTCAGGAAGAAGCTTGAAGCTTATTTTCAG ATGTCAAGACAAGTTGGGCCTATTGAGACGGCATGTCGGCCCAGGTAG
- the LOC110875135 gene encoding probable protein phosphatase 2C 24: protein MDDITPPRILINDMTQVSDYCVGSLHQELEEAWGSEGSTNEWNKKWQSALSKAYDNVDKACVKDLSGGSTAVVVLISPCQIIAANCGDSRAILCRGFYTIPLTADHKPYRQDENERIVRSGGLVIPDTWGLLRVDGVLAMTRAIGDGSMKPYVSAVPEVTFTTRTDEDECLIMASDGLWDVMSTELVGTMATSMLRHEREFPSTNEKPTQRVAKYLFKEALARSSSDNFSVIIVDLKRQP, encoded by the exons ATGGATGATATAACTCCACCAAGGATTCTAATAAATGATATGACACAGGTGAGTGATTATTGTGTTGGGTCATTGCACCAAGAATTGGAAGAAGCATGGGGATCTGAAGGCTCTACAAATGAATGGAACAAAAAGTGGCAATCTGCACTATCTAAGGCGTATGATAACGTTGATAAAGCTTGTGTAAAAGATCTTTCAGGTGGATCAACTGCAGTAGTTGTGCTAATTTCACCTTGCCAGATCATTGCTGCAAATTGTGGTGATAGTAGGGCCATTCTTTGTCGCGGGTTCTACACCATTCCTCTCACTGCTGATCATAAG CCTTACAGGCAagatgaaaatgaaagaatcgtCAGGAGTGGGGGTCTTGTTATACCAGACACATGGGGTCTACTGAGAGTTGATGGTGTTCTTGCCATGACAAGGGCAATAG GAGATGGGTCGATGAAGCCATATGTAAGCGCGGTTCCTGAGGTGACTTTTACCACCAGGACCGATGAGGACGAGTGTTTAATAATGGCTAGTGATGGTTTATGGGATGTTATGTCTACAGAGCTTGTGGGAACTATGGCTACTAGTATGCTGCGACATGAGCGGGAATTTCCAAGCACCAATGAAAAACCAACACAACGTGTCGCAAAATATCTTTTCAAAGAGGCATTGGCAAGATCAAGCAGCGATAACTTTTCGGTTATTATTGTGGACTTGAAAAGGCAGCCATAA